The proteins below come from a single Crossiella sp. CA-258035 genomic window:
- the dnaN gene encoding DNA polymerase III subunit beta — protein MSLDLTATTAALAAATADLSRLLPGRTLDPVLAGLLLTADATGVTLAATDRERGVRLHAEAVAHTDGQVLVPAKPLAETLAALDSPDVRLVVEGSRLAIRTPGGRFALPLLAADSHPGVPAPPAAAGSVRGADLHAAVLPVASAASRDDALPVFTGVRLRAKAGRLVAVATDRYRMAAADLPWIGVDEDLDVLIPAALFTEVAKQARAAERVTVHADADRAALTWDSATVTTAVLASALPDEDKLFPRDVECSLTLDGAALAGAVRRVAPYAGARGAVTLETGDGELRVRGSDPQAGEAEETIKAGVHGNRVSRGYQAKYLLETLRWFGGDEVRIDIQPGIRGTMFSHVTAPAVRLRYLVVPLRQPN, from the coding sequence ATGTCCCTGGACCTGACCGCGACCACCGCGGCACTGGCCGCCGCCACCGCCGACCTGTCCCGGCTGCTGCCCGGCCGCACCCTCGACCCGGTGCTGGCCGGGTTGCTGCTGACCGCGGACGCCACCGGCGTGACGCTGGCGGCCACCGACCGGGAGCGCGGGGTGCGCCTGCACGCCGAGGCCGTGGCGCACACCGACGGGCAGGTGCTGGTGCCGGCGAAGCCGCTGGCCGAGACGCTGGCCGCGCTGGACTCGCCCGATGTGCGGCTGGTGGTGGAGGGCAGCAGGCTGGCCATCCGCACGCCCGGCGGCCGGTTCGCGCTGCCGCTGCTGGCCGCGGACAGCCATCCCGGGGTGCCCGCGCCGCCCGCCGCGGCCGGCAGTGTGCGCGGGGCGGACCTGCACGCGGCGGTGCTGCCGGTGGCCTCGGCGGCCAGCCGGGACGACGCGCTGCCGGTGTTCACCGGGGTGCGGCTGCGCGCCAAGGCCGGGCGGCTGGTGGCGGTGGCCACCGACCGGTACCGGATGGCGGCGGCCGACCTGCCCTGGATCGGTGTGGACGAGGACCTGGACGTGCTGATCCCGGCCGCGCTGTTCACCGAGGTGGCCAAGCAGGCACGCGCCGCCGAGCGGGTGACGGTGCACGCCGATGCCGACCGGGCCGCGCTGACCTGGGACTCGGCCACGGTCACCACCGCGGTGCTGGCCAGTGCGCTGCCGGATGAGGACAAGCTGTTCCCCCGCGACGTCGAGTGCTCGCTGACCCTGGACGGGGCCGCGCTGGCCGGGGCGGTGCGCCGGGTCGCGCCGTACGCCGGCGCGCGCGGCGCGGTGACCCTGGAGACCGGGGACGGCGAGCTGCGGGTGCGCGGCAGCGACCCGCAGGCCGGGGAGGCCGAGGAGACGATCAAGGCCGGGGTGCACGGCAACCGGGTCAGCCGCGGCTACCAGGCGAAGTACCTGCTGGAGACGCTGCGCTGGTTCGGCGGGGACGAGGTGCGGATCGACATCCAGCCCGGCATCAGGGGCACCATGTTCAGCCACGTCACGGCGCCGGCGGTGCGGCTGCGGTACCTGGTGGTGCCGCTGCGGCAGCCGAACTAG
- a CDS encoding phage holin family protein yields MSGVTRAQHNASGSPDGAGLPPVPSIPLSDFEAAPGEQSIGGLVREATTHLSTLIRSELELAKTELGAEVKKGVKGSVYFILALAVLAFSLFFLFFTLGELLSVWLPRWGGFGIVFVLMLVTAGLFGFLGYRRVRTIRGPERTIETLKDTSQLLPRRGGGEEQQTA; encoded by the coding sequence ATGTCGGGCGTGACCCGCGCCCAGCACAACGCCAGCGGCAGCCCCGACGGCGCCGGGCTGCCGCCCGTCCCGTCCATCCCGCTGTCGGACTTCGAGGCCGCGCCAGGTGAGCAGTCGATCGGCGGCCTGGTCCGCGAGGCGACCACACACCTGTCGACACTGATCCGCAGCGAGCTGGAGCTCGCCAAGACCGAGCTGGGCGCGGAGGTGAAGAAGGGCGTCAAGGGCAGCGTGTACTTCATCCTCGCCCTGGCCGTGCTCGCCTTCAGCCTGTTCTTCCTGTTCTTCACCCTTGGCGAGCTGCTGTCGGTGTGGCTGCCGCGCTGGGGCGGGTTCGGCATCGTGTTCGTGCTGATGCTGGTCACCGCGGGCCTGTTCGGCTTCCTCGGCTACCGCAGGGTGCGCACCATCCGCGGCCCCGAGCGGACCATCGAGACGCTCAAGGACACCTCGCAGCTGCTCCCCCGCCGCGGTGGCGGGGAAGAGCAGCAGACCGCCTGA
- a CDS encoding CoA pyrophosphatase, with protein sequence MSTHGPLVDPAELPDWLAPLVKTTAEIDHSAFTRFNPKAGPDVRKAAVLILLGEEHPGAGPDVLLIRRADGLNSHPGQVSFPGGAVDPTDADVVEAALREAQEEAGVLPESVRPVALLPELYITPSGFMVTSVLGHWEKPGPVAPVDFGETAAVARVPIAYLADPANRFKVRHSSGWLGPAFAVPGMLVWGFTAGLLAGVIKLAGWEQPWDEKDVRDLEASWRAVEQLAGEESA encoded by the coding sequence GTGAGTACCCACGGACCACTTGTCGACCCGGCCGAGCTGCCCGACTGGCTCGCGCCGCTGGTCAAGACCACCGCGGAGATCGACCACTCGGCGTTCACCCGGTTCAACCCCAAGGCCGGGCCGGACGTGCGCAAGGCCGCGGTGCTGATCCTGCTCGGCGAGGAGCACCCCGGCGCGGGCCCCGACGTGCTGCTGATCCGCCGCGCGGACGGCCTCAACTCCCACCCCGGCCAGGTCAGCTTCCCCGGCGGCGCGGTCGACCCCACCGACGCCGACGTGGTCGAGGCGGCGCTGCGCGAGGCCCAGGAAGAGGCCGGGGTGCTGCCGGAGAGCGTGCGCCCGGTCGCCCTGCTGCCCGAGCTCTACATCACGCCCAGCGGGTTCATGGTCACCTCGGTGCTCGGGCACTGGGAGAAGCCCGGCCCGGTCGCCCCGGTGGACTTCGGCGAGACCGCCGCGGTGGCCAGGGTGCCCATCGCCTACCTGGCCGATCCGGCCAACCGGTTCAAGGTCCGGCACTCCTCCGGCTGGCTCGGCCCCGCCTTCGCCGTGCCGGGCATGCTGGTCTGGGGTTTCACCGCCGGACTGCTCGCCGGGGTCATCAAGCTGGCCGGCTGGGAGCAACCGTGGGACGAGAAGGACGTCAGAGACCTTGAGGCGTCCTGGCGGGCCGTCGAGCAGCTGGCAGGCGAGGAGAGCGCGTGA
- a CDS encoding NUDIX hydrolase, whose protein sequence is MPQLPEDMVLPEGFVPTQAPQPPAEPRDSATVALVRDTEGGPEVFLLRRVLGMAFAGGMTVFPGGGVDKRDADTSVAWAGPTPAWWARKFGCSAELARALVCAAVRETFEEAGVLLAGPDADSVVADATPYADARQDLVERKLSLAEFLTEAGLVLRADLLRPLGNWVTPPEEPRRYDTRFFLAALPTGQRADGSTTEADHAAWQRPQDAIADWAAGRSGLMPPTWVTLSQLAEHRGVRELLAVERVITKITPRVVRRNGNLHVALPGDADYPEAS, encoded by the coding sequence ATGCCGCAGCTGCCCGAGGACATGGTCCTGCCGGAGGGATTTGTGCCGACGCAGGCTCCCCAGCCACCGGCCGAGCCCCGCGACTCGGCGACCGTGGCCCTGGTCAGGGACACCGAGGGCGGCCCGGAGGTGTTCCTGCTGCGCCGGGTGCTCGGCATGGCCTTCGCCGGCGGCATGACCGTCTTCCCCGGCGGCGGGGTGGACAAGCGGGACGCGGACACCTCGGTGGCCTGGGCCGGGCCGACCCCGGCCTGGTGGGCGCGGAAGTTCGGCTGTTCCGCGGAGCTGGCGCGGGCGCTGGTGTGCGCGGCGGTCCGGGAGACCTTCGAGGAGGCCGGGGTGCTGCTGGCCGGGCCGGACGCGGACAGCGTGGTCGCCGACGCCACCCCGTACGCCGACGCCCGGCAGGACCTGGTGGAGCGCAAGCTGTCGCTGGCGGAGTTCCTCACCGAGGCCGGGCTGGTGCTGCGCGCCGACCTGCTGCGGCCGCTGGGCAACTGGGTGACCCCGCCGGAGGAGCCGCGCCGCTACGACACCCGGTTCTTCCTGGCCGCGCTGCCCACCGGCCAGCGCGCCGACGGCAGCACCACCGAGGCCGACCACGCCGCCTGGCAGCGCCCCCAGGACGCCATCGCCGACTGGGCCGCCGGGCGCAGCGGCCTGATGCCGCCGACCTGGGTGACCCTGTCCCAGCTGGCCGAGCACCGCGGCGTGCGCGAGCTGCTGGCCGTCGAACGGGTCATCACCAAGATCACGCCGAGGGTGGTGCGCCGCAACGGGAACCTGCACGTGGCGCTGCCCGGCGACGCCGACTACCCGGAGGCATCGTGA
- a CDS encoding MFS transporter: MSQSVSFASYRAALSTPAARLPVLAALLGRLPVAMVGLALMLYVRQATGSFAAAGLVSASALTGAAIGSVVQGRLVDRFGPTRPLLIAAALLALFTTMGVTAVEAGAPVWLLMPIALALGVSQPSVSSSSRSLWSRLLPPGPARQAAYSYEAISMEVFFILGPAIAGLLMALPWAGTGVVIGAGSMVIGAVGFALTPAVRAWRRSTEPRGGTGLFGVLNPGMRTVALAAFGFGVTIGFVEIAVPAAVTAAGHPSSVGGMLLSLWSVSSVVAGVLYGLRPVPRPMYLRLPVLLGAFSLLILLLVWQTSLAGLAIALLVVGTLITPQATAHSLAVDEVAPAGSSTEAFGWVITSVTLGLAAGQSISGQLIELSGPPLAFAAATVAGLLLAGGVWLRRRTVRDALPSVSAADCAVPAKVAVTR; this comes from the coding sequence ATGTCCCAGTCCGTGTCTTTCGCGTCCTACCGCGCGGCCCTGAGCACCCCGGCAGCCCGCCTTCCGGTGCTGGCCGCGCTGCTCGGGCGCCTCCCGGTCGCGATGGTCGGGCTGGCGCTCATGCTCTACGTCCGGCAGGCCACCGGCTCCTTCGCCGCGGCCGGCCTGGTCTCCGCCTCGGCGCTGACCGGCGCCGCGATCGGCTCGGTGGTCCAGGGCCGCCTGGTCGACCGGTTCGGCCCGACCCGCCCGCTGCTCATCGCCGCCGCGCTGCTCGCCCTGTTCACCACCATGGGCGTGACCGCGGTGGAGGCCGGCGCGCCGGTGTGGCTGCTGATGCCGATCGCGCTCGCGCTCGGCGTGAGCCAGCCCTCGGTCAGCTCCTCCTCGCGGAGCCTGTGGAGCAGGCTGCTGCCGCCGGGTCCGGCCCGGCAGGCCGCCTACTCCTACGAGGCGATCAGCATGGAGGTCTTCTTCATCCTCGGCCCGGCCATCGCCGGTCTGCTCATGGCGCTGCCGTGGGCGGGCACCGGCGTGGTGATCGGCGCGGGTTCGATGGTCATCGGCGCGGTCGGCTTCGCGCTGACCCCGGCCGTGCGGGCCTGGCGGCGCAGCACCGAGCCCCGGGGCGGAACCGGCCTGTTCGGCGTGCTCAACCCCGGCATGCGCACGGTGGCGCTGGCCGCCTTCGGCTTCGGCGTGACCATCGGATTCGTCGAGATCGCGGTCCCGGCCGCGGTCACCGCGGCCGGTCACCCCAGCTCGGTGGGCGGCATGCTGCTGAGCCTGTGGTCGGTCAGCTCGGTGGTCGCCGGCGTGCTCTACGGCCTGCGCCCGGTGCCGCGCCCGATGTACCTGCGCCTGCCGGTGCTGCTCGGCGCGTTCTCGCTGCTGATCCTGCTGCTGGTGTGGCAGACCTCGCTGGCCGGGCTGGCCATCGCGCTGCTGGTGGTCGGCACCCTGATCACCCCGCAGGCCACCGCGCACTCCCTGGCGGTGGACGAGGTCGCCCCCGCGGGCAGCTCCACCGAGGCCTTCGGCTGGGTGATCACCTCGGTGACGCTGGGCCTGGCCGCCGGTCAGTCGATCAGCGGCCAGCTGATCGAGCTCTCCGGCCCGCCGCTGGCCTTCGCCGCGGCGACCGTGGCCGGTCTGCTGCTGGCCGGTGGCGTGTGGCTGCGGCGGCGCACCGTGCGGGACGCGCTGCCCTCGGTCTCGGCCGCGGACTGCGCGGTCCCGGCCAAGGTCGCCGTCACCCGCTGA
- a CDS encoding Gfo/Idh/MocA family oxidoreductase, producing the protein MDEQLKIGLVGAGPWARAVHAPGIADHPGTRLAAVWARRRAAAKELAEPHGARTADSFDELLSTVDAVAFAVPPAVQGELALQAARAGKHLILEKPLAGNVEQARRLTEEVTGRGLASLLLLTRRYSPEVRDWLAELHRLGGWTGGSVRWLTGAVLGGPYSASPWRQTDGAVLDIGPHAIDLLDAALGPVEQVIAAHRGQDDLCHLVLGHQGGASSTLTLSLRLPIQPSVVDIAVYGQHGHRALGGGEFSAQDCFTALLDEFLALIDCGATEHPCDVRRGLHLQRVLDDIVGRAGWVA; encoded by the coding sequence GTGGACGAACAGCTGAAGATCGGCTTGGTCGGCGCGGGTCCATGGGCGCGGGCCGTGCACGCGCCAGGAATCGCGGATCACCCTGGCACCCGGCTGGCCGCGGTGTGGGCCCGGCGGCGGGCGGCGGCCAAGGAGCTCGCCGAGCCGCACGGCGCGCGGACCGCGGACTCCTTCGACGAACTTCTGTCCACTGTGGACGCTGTCGCGTTCGCGGTGCCACCGGCGGTGCAGGGCGAGCTGGCGCTCCAGGCGGCCAGGGCGGGCAAGCACCTGATCCTGGAGAAGCCGTTGGCGGGCAACGTGGAGCAGGCCCGGCGGCTGACCGAGGAGGTGACCGGGCGCGGGCTGGCCTCGCTGCTGCTGCTCACCCGGCGCTACTCCCCCGAGGTCCGCGACTGGCTGGCCGAGCTGCACCGGCTGGGCGGCTGGACCGGTGGCTCGGTGCGCTGGCTGACCGGCGCGGTGCTCGGCGGCCCCTACTCGGCCTCGCCGTGGCGGCAGACCGACGGCGCGGTGCTGGACATCGGCCCGCACGCCATCGACCTGCTGGACGCCGCACTCGGCCCGGTCGAGCAGGTCATCGCCGCGCACCGCGGCCAGGACGACCTGTGCCACCTGGTACTCGGCCACCAGGGCGGCGCGAGCAGCACGCTCACCCTGTCCCTGCGGCTGCCGATCCAGCCCAGCGTGGTCGACATCGCGGTCTACGGGCAGCACGGGCACCGGGCGCTGGGCGGCGGCGAGTTCAGCGCGCAGGACTGCTTCACCGCGCTGCTGGACGAGTTCCTGGCGCTGATCGACTGCGGTGCCACCGAACACCCGTGCGACGTGCGCAGGGGACTGCACCTGCAACGGGTGCTCGACGACATCGTCGGCCGCGCCGGGTGGGTCGCCTGA
- the nth gene encoding endonuclease III, translated as MVRALAEGYPDAHCELDFTDPLELAVATILSAQCTDKRVNEVTPALFARYRTAADYAGADRAELEEYIRPTGFFRNKANSIMGLGAALVEKHAGQVPKRLVDLVQLPGVGRKTANVILGNAFGVPGITVDTHFGRLVRRWGWTTETDPVKVEKIIGELVSRKEWTMLSHWIIFHGRRVCHARKPACGACFLAKECPSYGEGELDPVKAAELVKGPEAPHLLALAERERAPRRKAGAAR; from the coding sequence ATGGTGCGGGCGCTCGCCGAGGGTTACCCGGACGCGCACTGCGAGCTCGACTTCACCGACCCGCTGGAGCTGGCCGTGGCCACCATCCTGTCCGCCCAGTGCACGGACAAGCGGGTGAACGAGGTCACGCCCGCCCTGTTCGCCAGGTACCGCACCGCGGCGGACTACGCGGGCGCGGACCGCGCGGAGCTGGAGGAGTACATCCGGCCCACCGGCTTCTTCCGCAACAAGGCCAACTCGATCATGGGTCTCGGTGCCGCGCTGGTGGAGAAACACGCTGGTCAGGTGCCCAAGCGGCTGGTCGACCTCGTGCAGCTGCCCGGGGTGGGCCGCAAGACCGCCAACGTCATCCTGGGCAACGCCTTCGGGGTGCCCGGCATCACCGTGGACACCCACTTCGGTCGGCTGGTGCGCCGCTGGGGCTGGACCACCGAGACCGACCCGGTGAAGGTGGAGAAGATCATCGGCGAGCTGGTCTCGCGCAAGGAGTGGACCATGCTCTCGCACTGGATCATCTTCCACGGCCGCCGCGTCTGCCACGCCCGCAAACCCGCCTGCGGGGCCTGCTTCCTGGCCAAGGAGTGCCCCTCCTACGGCGAGGGCGAGCTGGACCCGGTCAAGGCCGCCGAGCTGGTCAAGGGCCCGGAGGCGCCGCACCTGCTGGCGCTGGCCGAGCGGGAGCGGGCGCCGCGCCGGAAGGCGGGTGCCGCTCGGTGA
- a CDS encoding MarP family serine protease produces the protein MNWVDLLVVLLALVAALSGARQGVIIAAPAILGALGGALLGLVLAPIAVAQFANVTVRVVVLVAVIVLLAVLGETLGVLIGRPLREKIHHSRIVWLDNTLGAITQGAVVFVVAWLLAVPLTSVAGLPGLSSAVKGSAVLGTVDEVMPQAGKDLSGELRRLLNVSGFPTMLDPFSTTPRTDVGPADAALGNSPVAKQVQASVLKVRAQASSCSRALEGTGFVVARGRVMTNAHVVAGADTVAVEVGRGQFDATVVHYDPQTDLAVLDVPDLTAAALPFASADAKSGQDGIVLGYPLDGPYTATAARVRDRIQLRGPDIYESRTVTRDVYTVRGTVRSGNSGGPLVDPQGRVLGVVFGAAVDDQETGFVLTADEVADEVKNAPSMTRRVSTGACAR, from the coding sequence GTGAACTGGGTCGACCTGCTGGTGGTGCTGCTGGCACTGGTGGCGGCGCTGTCCGGGGCCCGGCAGGGCGTGATCATCGCCGCGCCCGCGATCCTGGGCGCGCTCGGCGGCGCGCTGCTCGGCCTGGTGCTGGCGCCGATCGCGGTCGCCCAGTTCGCCAACGTCACCGTGCGGGTGGTGGTGCTGGTCGCGGTGATCGTGCTGCTCGCGGTGCTCGGCGAGACCCTGGGCGTGCTGATCGGGCGGCCACTGCGGGAGAAGATCCACCACTCCCGGATCGTCTGGCTGGACAACACCCTGGGCGCGATCACCCAGGGCGCGGTGGTCTTCGTGGTGGCCTGGCTGCTCGCGGTGCCGCTGACCTCGGTGGCTGGCCTGCCCGGCCTGTCCTCGGCGGTCAAGGGCTCGGCCGTGCTGGGCACCGTGGACGAGGTGATGCCGCAGGCGGGCAAGGACCTCTCCGGCGAGCTGCGGCGGCTGCTCAACGTCTCCGGCTTCCCGACCATGCTCGACCCGTTCAGCACCACCCCGCGCACCGACGTCGGCCCCGCGGACGCCGCGCTGGGCAACAGCCCGGTGGCCAAGCAGGTCCAGGCCAGCGTGCTCAAGGTCAGGGCGCAGGCCTCTTCGTGTTCCAGGGCGCTGGAGGGCACCGGTTTCGTGGTCGCCCGCGGCCGGGTGATGACCAACGCGCACGTGGTCGCGGGCGCAGACACGGTGGCCGTGGAGGTCGGGCGCGGACAGTTCGACGCCACCGTGGTGCACTACGACCCGCAGACCGACCTGGCCGTGCTGGACGTGCCCGACCTGACCGCCGCGGCGCTGCCCTTCGCCTCCGCCGACGCCAAGTCCGGCCAGGACGGCATCGTGCTGGGCTACCCGCTGGACGGCCCGTACACCGCCACCGCGGCCCGCGTGCGGGACCGGATCCAGCTGCGCGGCCCGGACATCTACGAGTCCCGCACGGTGACCAGGGACGTCTACACCGTGCGCGGCACCGTGCGCAGCGGCAACTCCGGCGGCCCGTTGGTCGACCCGCAGGGCCGGGTGCTCGGCGTGGTCTTCGGCGCGGCCGTGGACGACCAGGAGACCGGGTTCGTGCTCACCGCGGACGAGGTCGCCGACGAGGTCAAGAACGCGCCGAGCATGACCCGGCGGGTCTCCACCGGGGCCTGCGCCCGCTGA
- a CDS encoding RidA family protein gives MAGWKQRLVELGIELPAVAAPVAAYVPAVRSGQHVYTSGQLPMVAGALAATGKVGAEVSPEEAKRHARTCVLNGLAAIDALVGLDSIAQVVKVVGYVASADGFTGQPAVINGASELLGEVFGEAGVHARAAVGVSELPLGAPVEVELIVEIA, from the coding sequence ATGGCCGGCTGGAAGCAGCGACTGGTCGAACTGGGCATCGAGCTGCCCGCGGTGGCCGCCCCGGTGGCCGCCTACGTGCCTGCCGTGCGCAGCGGTCAGCATGTCTACACCTCGGGCCAGCTGCCCATGGTGGCCGGCGCGCTGGCCGCGACCGGCAAGGTCGGCGCCGAGGTCAGCCCGGAGGAGGCCAAGCGGCACGCGCGCACCTGCGTGCTCAACGGCCTGGCCGCCATCGACGCGCTGGTCGGGCTGGACTCGATCGCCCAGGTGGTCAAGGTGGTCGGCTACGTTGCCTCCGCGGACGGCTTCACCGGCCAGCCCGCGGTGATCAACGGGGCCTCCGAGCTGCTCGGCGAGGTCTTCGGCGAGGCCGGGGTGCACGCACGGGCCGCGGTCGGGGTGTCCGAGCTGCCGCTCGGCGCGCCGGTCGAGGTCGAACTGATCGTCGAGATCGCCTGA
- a CDS encoding MBL fold metallo-hydrolase → MTHPAYGTLRQVTPNAAVLLAPNPNVMTLDGTNTWLLRAPGTAECVVVDPGPLDEDHLAKVAAHGPVSQVIITHHHGDHTDGAARFAELTGAPTHAVTPAHRHNGGGDLVDGQLIEAAGLRLRIWATPGHTADSVCVLVEDDGAMLTGDTVLGRGTTIVAHPDGQLGPYLDTLRRLITLPAGTRALPAHGPELPDLAHVASYYLTHREQRLDQVRQALATLGQDASARAVVELVYADVDKSLWPAAEWSVLAQLAYLRG, encoded by the coding sequence GTGACCCACCCGGCCTACGGCACGCTGCGCCAGGTCACCCCGAACGCGGCCGTGCTGCTCGCACCGAACCCGAACGTGATGACCCTGGACGGCACCAACACCTGGCTGCTGCGCGCCCCCGGCACCGCCGAGTGCGTGGTGGTCGACCCTGGCCCGCTGGACGAGGACCACCTGGCCAAGGTCGCCGCGCACGGTCCGGTCTCGCAGGTGATCATCACGCACCACCACGGCGACCACACCGACGGCGCGGCCCGCTTCGCCGAGCTGACCGGCGCGCCCACCCACGCGGTCACCCCCGCGCACCGGCACAACGGCGGCGGCGACCTGGTGGACGGCCAGCTCATCGAGGCCGCGGGTCTGCGCCTGCGGATCTGGGCCACCCCCGGCCACACCGCCGACTCGGTCTGCGTGCTCGTCGAGGACGACGGCGCCATGCTCACCGGCGACACCGTCCTGGGCCGGGGCACCACCATCGTGGCGCACCCGGACGGCCAGCTCGGCCCGTACCTGGACACCCTGCGCCGCCTGATCACCCTGCCCGCTGGCACCAGGGCGCTGCCCGCGCACGGCCCCGAGCTGCCCGACCTGGCGCATGTCGCCAGCTACTACCTGACCCACCGCGAACAGCGCCTGGACCAGGTCCGCCAGGCCCTGGCCACCCTCGGCCAGGACGCCTCCGCGCGGGCCGTGGTCGAGCTGGTCTACGCCGATGTGGACAAGTCGCTGTGGCCGGCCGCGGAATGGTCGGTGCTGGCTCAATTGGCTTACCTGCGCGGCTAG
- a CDS encoding DUF4177 domain-containing protein, with protein sequence MTKWEYATVPLLTHATKQILDQWGEDGWELVSVQPGPTGEQLIAFLKRPKGN encoded by the coding sequence ATGACGAAGTGGGAGTACGCCACGGTTCCGCTGCTGACCCACGCGACCAAGCAGATCCTCGACCAGTGGGGCGAGGACGGCTGGGAGCTGGTGTCGGTGCAGCCGGGACCCACCGGTGAGCAGCTGATCGCCTTCCTGAAGCGCCCGAAGGGCAACTGA
- a CDS encoding TlpA disulfide reductase family protein: MIPRVRWFVLIVVLVVAAVIALWPRSPEVPPAGAERTTAAEPDLAPYREKAKLAPCPQPGPTDGVVAQLSGVRVPCLGQEGVTDLGHALSGKATLVNVWATWCAPCRDELPVLAGYAAGEGAVPVLGLQMRNDGRAAGLELLAALNVRLPSVADADGAAAAALKLPPVLPATYLVRPDGEIRRITDPLLFTSAEQVRKAVADNLGGA, from the coding sequence GTGATCCCCCGGGTGCGGTGGTTCGTGCTGATCGTGGTGCTGGTGGTGGCCGCGGTCATCGCGCTGTGGCCCCGAAGCCCCGAGGTCCCGCCAGCAGGCGCTGAGCGGACCACGGCGGCCGAGCCCGACCTGGCCCCCTACCGGGAGAAGGCCAAGCTCGCGCCCTGCCCGCAGCCCGGACCCACCGACGGCGTGGTCGCGCAGCTCTCCGGCGTCCGGGTGCCCTGCCTGGGCCAGGAGGGCGTCACTGACCTCGGTCACGCCCTCAGCGGCAAGGCCACCCTGGTCAACGTGTGGGCCACCTGGTGCGCCCCGTGCCGCGACGAGCTGCCCGTGCTGGCCGGGTACGCGGCAGGCGAGGGCGCGGTGCCGGTGCTCGGGCTGCAGATGCGCAACGACGGCCGGGCCGCCGGGCTGGAACTGCTGGCCGCGCTCAACGTCCGGCTGCCCTCGGTGGCCGACGCCGACGGGGCCGCGGCGGCCGCGCTCAAGCTGCCGCCGGTGCTGCCGGCCACCTACCTGGTGCGCCCGGACGGCGAGATCCGCAGAATCACCGACCCGCTGCTGTTCACCTCGGCCGAGCAGGTGCGCAAGGCGGTCGCCGACAACCTGGGGGGCGCGTGA
- a CDS encoding Crp/Fnr family transcriptional regulator: MDETLARAGIFQGVDQAAAEALASSLEAVDFPRSHVIFAEGEPGDRLYILQSGKVKLGRKSPDGRENLLAIMGPSDMFGEMSIFDPGPRTSTATTVTEVRALTMDRPALREWINKRPEIAEQLLRVLARRLRRTNNMLADLIFTDVPGRVAKALLQFAQRFGSQEGGLLRVTHDLTQEEIAQFVGASRETVNKALADFAHRGWLRLEGKSVLILDPERMARRAR; encoded by the coding sequence GTGGACGAGACCCTGGCCCGCGCGGGCATCTTCCAGGGCGTGGATCAGGCTGCCGCTGAGGCGCTGGCCAGTTCTTTGGAGGCTGTGGACTTCCCGCGCAGCCATGTGATCTTCGCGGAAGGAGAGCCCGGCGACCGGCTGTACATCCTGCAGTCGGGAAAGGTGAAGCTCGGGCGCAAGTCGCCGGACGGCAGGGAGAACCTGCTGGCCATCATGGGGCCTTCCGACATGTTCGGCGAGATGTCCATCTTCGATCCGGGACCGAGGACTTCCACGGCCACCACGGTGACCGAGGTGCGTGCGCTGACCATGGATCGGCCTGCGCTCCGCGAGTGGATCAACAAACGGCCAGAGATCGCGGAGCAGCTGCTCCGGGTGCTGGCCAGGAGGCTGCGCCGGACGAACAACATGCTGGCCGACCTGATCTTCACCGATGTGCCCGGCCGGGTTGCCAAGGCGTTGTTGCAGTTCGCGCAGCGTTTCGGCAGCCAGGAGGGTGGCCTGTTGCGGGTCACCCACGACCTGACACAGGAGGAGATCGCGCAGTTCGTCGGCGCCTCGCGGGAGACCGTGAACAAGGCGCTGGCCGACTTCGCCCACCGTGGCTGGTTGCGGCTGGAGGGCAAGAGCGTGCTGATCCTGGACCCGGAGCGGATGGCGCGCCGGGCGCGGTAG